Proteins encoded in a region of the Thermocaproicibacter melissae genome:
- the leuD gene encoding 3-isopropylmalate dehydratase small subunit — protein sequence MNAHGFVHRYGDNVNTDVIIPARYLNTSSHEELAAHCMEDLDKDFVKNVKKGDIIVAGKNFGCGSSREHAPIAIKASGVSCVIACSFARIFFRNSINIGLPILECEAAAKEIADGDEVSIDFDTGTIRDETTGKTYQAQPYPPFLQNIIAKGGLLNSIMK from the coding sequence ATGAATGCACACGGCTTTGTTCACCGCTACGGCGACAACGTGAATACCGACGTCATTATCCCGGCGCGCTACCTCAACACTTCGTCCCATGAGGAGTTGGCGGCGCACTGCATGGAGGATCTTGACAAGGATTTTGTCAAGAACGTGAAAAAGGGCGACATCATTGTTGCCGGCAAAAATTTCGGCTGCGGCTCCTCACGCGAGCACGCTCCCATCGCCATCAAGGCGAGCGGCGTTTCCTGCGTGATTGCCTGCTCCTTCGCACGCATCTTTTTCCGCAACTCCATCAACATCGGTCTACCGATTCTCGAATGTGAGGCTGCGGCGAAGGAAATCGCGGACGGCGATGAAGTTTCCATCGACTTCGACACCGGCACAATTAGAGATGAAACGACGGGCAAAACGTATCAGGCCCAGCCGTATCCGCCGTTCCTTCAGAATATCATCGCCAAGGGTGGACTTCTAAACAGCATTATGAAGTAA
- the leuC gene encoding 3-isopropylmalate dehydratase large subunit — MGMTMTQKILAAHAGLPEVKAGQLIEAKLDLVLGNDITSPVAINEFEKCGADSVFDRERIALVMDHFTPNKDIKSAQQCLKTRTFARKYDIKNFFDVGRMGIEHALLPEQGLVGPGDCVIGADSHTCTYGALGAFSTGVGSTDMAAGMFTGKAWFKVPSAIRVVLTGKPQKWVSGKDVILHLIGKIGVDGALYRSLEFTGDGLKFLGMADRLTIANMAIEAGAKNGIFPVDEITEAYVKGRFQREPVVYTADDDAEYDETVTIDLSALRPVVAFPHLPSNTKTIDEAKGVKIDQSVIGSCTNGRIEDMRVAAEVLRGRKVADGVRCIIIPATQQVYLDCIREGLAEIFVEAGAVFSTPTCGPCLGGHMGVLAQGERAVSTTNRNFVGRMGHVDSEVYLASPAVAAASAVTGCLTDPAELEGRNGQ, encoded by the coding sequence ATGGGTATGACAATGACGCAGAAAATTCTCGCCGCGCACGCGGGACTGCCGGAGGTAAAGGCTGGGCAGCTAATTGAGGCAAAGCTTGACCTAGTGCTTGGCAACGACATTACGTCGCCCGTGGCAATCAACGAGTTTGAGAAATGCGGCGCGGATTCCGTCTTTGACCGCGAACGAATTGCGCTCGTGATGGACCATTTCACGCCGAACAAGGACATTAAATCGGCCCAGCAGTGCCTAAAAACAAGGACGTTTGCCCGCAAGTACGACATTAAAAACTTCTTTGACGTAGGCCGCATGGGCATTGAGCACGCCCTTCTGCCGGAGCAGGGGCTTGTCGGGCCGGGCGATTGCGTCATCGGCGCGGATTCGCACACCTGCACCTACGGCGCGCTCGGCGCGTTTTCCACCGGCGTCGGCTCGACGGATATGGCCGCGGGCATGTTTACCGGCAAGGCGTGGTTCAAAGTGCCGTCCGCCATTCGGGTTGTGCTCACGGGAAAGCCGCAGAAGTGGGTCAGCGGCAAGGACGTGATTCTGCACTTGATTGGGAAAATCGGCGTCGACGGCGCACTGTACCGCTCGCTCGAATTCACCGGCGACGGGTTGAAATTCCTCGGCATGGCCGACCGCCTTACCATTGCCAACATGGCGATTGAGGCCGGCGCGAAGAACGGCATCTTCCCCGTGGACGAAATTACCGAAGCATACGTAAAAGGCCGCTTCCAGAGAGAGCCTGTCGTGTATACAGCGGACGATGACGCGGAATACGACGAAACCGTCACCATTGACCTTTCGGCGCTGCGCCCCGTTGTGGCGTTCCCGCATCTGCCTTCTAACACAAAGACCATTGACGAGGCAAAGGGCGTGAAAATCGACCAGAGCGTCATCGGCTCCTGCACGAACGGCAGAATCGAAGATATGCGTGTCGCAGCGGAAGTGCTTCGAGGCCGCAAAGTGGCCGACGGCGTGCGCTGCATCATCATCCCGGCTACCCAGCAGGTTTACCTCGATTGCATCCGCGAAGGCTTGGCGGAAATATTCGTCGAAGCCGGTGCAGTGTTCAGCACGCCGACTTGCGGACCTTGCCTCGGCGGGCACATGGGCGTCCTCGCGCAGGGCGAGCGCGCTGTCTCTACGACGAACCGCAACTTTGTCGGCCGCATGGGCCATGTGGACTCGGAGGTTTATCTTGCAAGTCCGGCGGTCGCGGCGGCAAGCGCCGTTACCGGCTGCCTGACCGACCCGGCGGAACTGGAAGGGAGGAACGGACAATGA
- a CDS encoding Crp/Fnr family transcriptional regulator, with the protein MAGAEANEWAILEKSHPPKIFEKGEMIYWQGSHAEEFYYLKSGRVRIFLCSENGSEKTLSVTKPGRIFGEAAFFDGLPRVSSARAVTRSEVVPITRRRLMECIRQEPQLAVSLFAYLAQTIRMLSAQLDTVAFQNADERIARLLLQLSAESKVVSATHEDLAALAGVSRVTVSRILSDFCWRGWIQTHYREIRVIDIDALRRFLNAD; encoded by the coding sequence ATGGCGGGTGCGGAAGCGAACGAATGGGCAATTCTCGAAAAGTCCCATCCCCCAAAAATTTTTGAAAAGGGCGAAATGATTTACTGGCAGGGCAGCCACGCCGAAGAATTCTATTACCTGAAAAGCGGCAGGGTACGGATTTTTCTGTGCTCGGAAAACGGCTCGGAAAAGACGCTTTCCGTCACAAAGCCGGGGCGTATTTTCGGGGAGGCCGCATTTTTCGACGGCCTGCCGCGCGTTTCCTCCGCGCGGGCGGTTACGCGCTCCGAGGTCGTCCCAATTACGCGCCGAAGACTGATGGAATGTATTCGGCAGGAGCCGCAGCTTGCCGTGAGCCTGTTCGCCTATCTGGCACAGACCATCCGAATGCTTTCGGCTCAGCTTGACACCGTCGCGTTCCAGAACGCCGATGAGCGCATTGCGCGGCTTCTGCTTCAGCTTTCGGCGGAAAGTAAGGTCGTTTCCGCCACGCATGAGGACCTCGCGGCGCTCGCCGGTGTCTCGCGGGTGACGGTCAGCCGCATTCTCAGCGATTTCTGCTGGCGCGGGTGGATTCAGACGCATTACCGTGAAATCCGCGTAATCGACATAGATGCTCTGCGGCGATTTCTCAACGCGGATTAA
- the ilvD gene encoding dihydroxy-acid dehydratase yields MRSDQIKEGANRAPQRALLRALGLTDSEIKRPFVAVVCSASDYIPGHKHLREISEAVKAGIRYAGGVPFEFQTIGVCDGIAMNHKGMKYSLCSRELIADSIEVMLTAHPLDAAVFIPNCDKIVPGMLMAACRLNLPSVFVSGGPMLPGEFRGERIGFSEMSEAVGSHAAGKLSDEDLREMEEAACPGCGSCSGMYTANSMNCLTEAIGLALPGNGTIPAVYSKRIRLAKQAGETVVKLLKEGRRPSDILTKEAFLNALRSEMALGCSTNTVLHLTAIAHEIGVPLDIDVIDAVSRTTPQICKLNPAGKIFITDLDKVGGIPAVMKELSRKDLIHLDIPTVDGTVRERLEKAPDADGTVIHKIENPYRQDGGIAILKGNLAPEGSVVKQGAVAPEMMHHVGPARCFDSEEDAVAAIQGGKIKEGDVVVIRYEGPKGGPGMREMLAPTSSLTGMGLGSSVALITDGRFSGATRGAAIGHVSPEAAAGGLIALVQDGDIIDVDITNRTLTLRVDEAEIAKRRATWKAPEKELTGYLKRYAKLVTSGSRGAVFED; encoded by the coding sequence ATGAGAAGCGATCAGATCAAGGAAGGCGCAAACCGCGCCCCGCAGCGCGCTCTTCTTCGTGCATTGGGCCTTACAGACAGCGAAATCAAGCGCCCGTTCGTGGCGGTTGTGTGTTCGGCAAGCGACTACATACCCGGCCATAAACATCTGCGCGAAATCAGCGAAGCCGTAAAGGCCGGCATCCGCTACGCAGGCGGTGTTCCGTTTGAATTCCAGACCATCGGCGTCTGCGACGGCATTGCCATGAACCATAAGGGGATGAAGTATTCGCTTTGCTCCCGCGAACTGATTGCAGACTCCATTGAAGTCATGCTGACGGCACATCCTCTGGACGCGGCAGTGTTCATTCCGAACTGCGACAAAATCGTTCCGGGCATGCTCATGGCGGCCTGCCGCTTGAATCTGCCGAGCGTTTTTGTCAGCGGCGGACCGATGCTCCCCGGCGAGTTCCGCGGCGAGCGAATCGGCTTCTCCGAAATGTCGGAAGCCGTCGGCAGCCACGCGGCCGGAAAATTGTCTGACGAGGACCTCCGCGAAATGGAAGAAGCCGCTTGCCCGGGCTGCGGCAGCTGCTCCGGCATGTATACCGCAAACTCGATGAACTGCCTGACGGAAGCAATCGGCTTAGCCCTTCCGGGCAACGGAACCATTCCGGCAGTTTATTCCAAGCGCATCCGCTTGGCAAAGCAGGCGGGCGAAACGGTCGTCAAGCTGTTGAAAGAGGGCAGGAGGCCGAGCGATATTCTCACAAAAGAGGCGTTCCTCAATGCGCTGCGCAGCGAAATGGCGCTTGGCTGCTCCACCAACACGGTGCTGCATCTAACCGCAATTGCTCATGAAATCGGCGTGCCGCTCGACATCGACGTCATTGACGCGGTGAGCCGCACCACCCCGCAGATTTGCAAGCTGAATCCGGCAGGCAAAATCTTCATCACCGACCTCGACAAAGTCGGCGGTATTCCTGCCGTGATGAAGGAACTTTCCCGCAAAGACCTGATTCATCTGGATATCCCCACCGTGGACGGAACGGTGCGCGAGCGTTTGGAAAAAGCGCCTGATGCCGACGGCACGGTTATCCATAAAATCGAAAACCCCTACCGTCAGGACGGCGGTATTGCAATCTTGAAGGGCAACCTTGCGCCGGAGGGCTCCGTCGTGAAGCAGGGCGCCGTTGCACCCGAAATGATGCACCACGTCGGCCCCGCCCGCTGCTTTGACAGCGAGGAGGACGCCGTTGCGGCGATTCAAGGCGGCAAAATCAAAGAGGGTGACGTCGTTGTCATCCGCTACGAAGGCCCGAAGGGCGGCCCGGGCATGCGCGAGATGCTTGCCCCGACCTCGTCGCTCACCGGCATGGGCCTCGGCTCGAGCGTGGCACTGATTACGGACGGACGTTTTTCCGGTGCAACGCGCGGCGCGGCCATCGGCCATGTATCGCCGGAAGCGGCAGCAGGCGGCTTAATCGCACTTGTGCAGGACGGCGACATCATTGATGTAGACATTACGAACCGCACGCTGACCCTGCGCGTTGACGAGGCAGAGATTGCAAAGCGCCGTGCCACTTGGAAGGCTCCGGAAAAAGAGCTAACCGGATACCTCAAGCGCTACGCGAAGCTCGTCACCTCCGGTTCCCGCGGCGCCGTGTTTGAAGACTAA